A single region of the Biomaibacter acetigenes genome encodes:
- a CDS encoding ABC transporter permease — MSINSSAKKILGKDKSLSEGTIIIVFLALFVLLSVAVNGFFTANNLSNLVRQTSINGVIALGMTFVIVSAGIDLSVGSVVGFSGMFAAILMTQMGMSAAVSTILALIAGTLVGLINGILIYDGKVPPFIATLGTMTVFRGVIMLISGARMVSGLPKSFVNFAQTSFLGMPSLFVVWVVMILISSFIIAKTRFGRNIYAIGSNTEAARLSGINIRTNMYMIYGYSALMSSIAGIMLVSRLANGIPTAGGGYELDAIAAAVIGGASLNGAEGSIIGTVVGAMLMSTLRNAGDLLGIDPFILQILIGALIVAAVLIDQVKKQNK, encoded by the coding sequence ATGAGCATCAATTCAAGCGCTAAAAAAATATTAGGCAAAGATAAATCTTTATCGGAAGGAACTATAATAATAGTTTTTCTGGCTCTTTTTGTACTGCTTTCCGTAGCGGTAAACGGTTTTTTTACCGCCAACAATCTTTCAAACCTGGTAAGGCAGACTTCAATTAACGGCGTCATAGCTCTGGGCATGACATTTGTAATAGTATCCGCCGGAATCGATCTGTCGGTAGGTTCCGTAGTGGGATTTTCCGGCATGTTTGCGGCGATTTTAATGACGCAAATGGGTATGAGCGCCGCAGTTTCAACAATACTCGCTCTGATTGCCGGGACTTTGGTTGGCCTGATAAACGGCATCCTGATCTACGACGGGAAAGTGCCGCCCTTTATTGCCACATTAGGCACGATGACTGTATTCAGAGGAGTCATAATGCTGATCAGCGGAGCGAGAATGGTATCGGGTCTTCCCAAATCATTCGTGAATTTTGCTCAGACAAGTTTTTTGGGAATGCCTTCGCTTTTTGTTGTATGGGTTGTAATGATTCTGATTTCATCGTTTATCATAGCTAAAACCAGATTCGGCCGCAACATCTATGCTATCGGCAGCAATACGGAGGCCGCCAGGCTCAGCGGCATCAATATCCGAACAAATATGTACATGATATACGGCTACAGTGCATTGATGTCTTCCATTGCCGGCATCATGCTGGTGTCCCGGCTGGCCAACGGAATCCCCACTGCCGGGGGCGGATATGAATTGGATGCCATTGCTGCTGCAGTCATCGGCGGCGCAAGTTTGAACGGTGCCGAGGGTTCTATTATCGGAACGGTTGTGGGCGCCATGTTGATGTCGACTCTGCGCAATGCGGGGGACCTGCTGGGCATTGATCCGTTTATCCTTCAGATATTGATCGGTGCTTTGATTGTGGCGGCCGTCTTGATCGACCAGGTAAAAAAGCAGAATAAATAG
- a CDS encoding aldo/keto reductase, with amino-acid sequence MLKRRIGTTELEASVIGYGCWVISGSDFWTGTGDESSIKAVQTAYDMGINFFDVAPVYGFGHAEELLGKALKGKRGKIIIASKCGLVWDDQKRITNLLSKRSILKEIDDSLRRLGTDYIDIYQMHWPDYNTPIEETMDALNQIKKEGKIRYIGASNFPVKLLNEARKYGEIVSHQCLYNMIDRNADFYHNIPLYYRTEEEIIPDCKENKTAFIPYSPLCQGLLTGTFKPGENFDEKDVRNANPELKGEKLARNLQIVEELKKVAERIGKPLSQIALNWLIKNETVTTIIAGATKTAHIKDNVESAAWELDNETYKEINTILDKYQKK; translated from the coding sequence ATGTTAAAGAGACGAATCGGAACTACGGAATTGGAAGCATCGGTCATCGGTTATGGTTGCTGGGTTATATCGGGCAGCGATTTCTGGACGGGTACCGGGGACGAATCATCGATAAAAGCTGTTCAGACAGCTTATGACATGGGGATCAACTTTTTTGACGTCGCTCCGGTATACGGTTTCGGCCACGCGGAGGAACTCCTGGGCAAAGCCTTAAAAGGAAAGAGGGGAAAGATCATAATCGCCTCGAAATGCGGGCTGGTTTGGGACGATCAAAAAAGAATAACAAACCTGCTTTCAAAGCGGAGCATTTTGAAAGAAATAGACGACAGCTTGAGAAGACTGGGGACCGATTATATAGATATATACCAGATGCACTGGCCCGATTACAATACGCCGATTGAGGAGACCATGGACGCATTGAATCAGATAAAAAAGGAAGGGAAAATAAGATATATAGGCGCATCGAATTTTCCCGTCAAACTGCTTAATGAAGCAAGAAAATACGGGGAAATAGTATCGCATCAATGCCTTTACAACATGATAGATAGAAACGCCGATTTTTATCACAACATACCGCTTTATTACAGGACCGAGGAAGAGATTATTCCTGACTGCAAAGAGAATAAAACGGCTTTTATACCTTACAGTCCTCTTTGCCAGGGACTATTGACAGGAACCTTTAAACCCGGGGAAAACTTTGATGAAAAGGATGTGAGAAATGCCAATCCGGAACTTAAAGGCGAAAAACTTGCCAGGAATCTTCAAATCGTAGAAGAGTTAAAAAAAGTCGCAGAAAGGATAGGTAAGCCGCTTTCTCAAATAGCCCTCAACTGGCTGATTAAAAATGAAACGGTAACCACCATCATTGCCGGAGCCACAAAAACCGCACATATAAAGGACAATGTAGAAAGCGCCGCATGGGAGCTGGATAATGAAACATACAAAGAAATCAACACAATTCTTGATAAATATCAAAAAAAGTAA
- a CDS encoding GntR family transcriptional regulator encodes MNLEAAKLNKDIPVPLYYQLKEILLSYIHKNQLNAGDPIPTEIELCQIFNISRPTVRQAINELVREGYLKKIKGKGTFITEPKINQEYTHRIISFNDEMIQKGLVPKTKVLKQRYIASDEQVAKKLNLTVGEEVFHLKRLRYTNDEPIVFLDSYVPLKLCPGIIEIDFVNNSLYATFEQKYGIIVKRAVRSIEVDLAGEYEAKLLHIKEGAPIHYFETVAYNQDNVAVEYTISRYRGDKSKFIVELVNA; translated from the coding sequence ATGAATCTGGAAGCCGCAAAACTTAACAAAGACATACCTGTGCCGCTTTATTACCAGCTAAAAGAAATACTGCTGTCATATATTCACAAAAATCAGCTGAATGCCGGTGATCCTATTCCCACGGAAATTGAACTTTGCCAGATTTTTAATATCAGCAGGCCCACTGTAAGGCAGGCCATCAATGAATTGGTGAGAGAAGGATATCTGAAAAAAATAAAGGGTAAGGGGACATTTATCACCGAACCGAAAATCAATCAGGAGTATACTCACAGAATCATAAGCTTCAATGATGAGATGATACAAAAAGGTCTGGTTCCAAAAACAAAAGTTTTAAAACAAAGATACATTGCATCCGATGAACAGGTGGCAAAAAAGTTGAATTTAACCGTGGGAGAAGAAGTCTTTCACTTAAAAAGGCTGCGCTACACCAACGACGAGCCGATTGTCTTTTTAGACAGCTACGTACCGCTAAAATTGTGTCCCGGGATCATCGAAATTGATTTTGTGAACAATTCTCTTTATGCCACTTTTGAACAAAAATACGGTATTATCGTCAAAAGAGCTGTAAGGTCTATTGAAGTCGATTTGGCGGGGGAGTACGAGGCAAAGCTGCTGCATATAAAGGAAGGGGCTCCGATTCATTATTTTGAAACGGTGGCTTATAATCAGGATAATGTAGCCGTCGAATATACGATTTCCCGTTACAGGGGAGACAAGAGCAAGTTTATAGTGGAGCTTGTCAATGCCTAA
- the xylB gene encoding xylulokinase: MPKYLLAHDLGTSGNKATLYTTDGELVASRTYPYDTKYFNANWAEQNPDDWWQAVCISTGQLIRGIDPSQIACVSFSAQMMGCLCVDRQGRPLRNSIIYSDQRAVKETDKILQHIDAMDFYKIVGHRASPSYSLEKLMWIKNNEPDIYKNTYKMLNAKDYIAFKLTGKMVTDYTDASGTNAFDLNTYKWSDKIIDIAGIDEDKLPEARESTFVVGEITKEAAEETGLKEGTPVVIGAGDGMCASVGAGCIKPGIAYNYVGSSSWIGITSEKPVYDVKMRTMTWAHAVPGYVNPIGTMQTAGTSYSWLKNEICKIETKEALEKGVSPYEIINDEIEKSPPGARGILFLPYLLGERTPHWNPNARGAFIGITVGHKREDLLRAVMEGVTYNLNTIVNIFKNYVPIDSMIVIGGGAKGKVWRQMMADIYGVKILKPNYLEEATSMGAAVIGGIGVGEFKSFDAINKFIKIESEHDPDPSKREIYNKTYQVFLHSYDALTGIYEELARL; the protein is encoded by the coding sequence ATGCCGAAATATCTTCTGGCACATGATCTGGGGACTTCCGGAAACAAGGCTACTCTGTACACGACCGATGGCGAACTGGTAGCGAGCAGGACATATCCATATGATACGAAATATTTCAATGCCAATTGGGCGGAGCAGAATCCCGACGACTGGTGGCAGGCGGTCTGCATTTCCACCGGGCAGCTCATCCGGGGCATAGACCCGAGCCAAATAGCATGCGTTTCCTTCAGCGCGCAGATGATGGGGTGCCTGTGTGTTGACAGGCAGGGAAGGCCTTTGAGAAATTCAATAATTTATTCAGACCAGAGGGCGGTAAAAGAGACGGATAAAATACTGCAACACATAGACGCCATGGATTTTTATAAAATCGTGGGCCACCGGGCCAGTCCTTCCTATTCCCTGGAAAAGCTGATGTGGATCAAAAACAACGAACCCGACATTTATAAAAATACTTACAAGATGCTGAATGCAAAAGACTATATCGCTTTTAAACTGACCGGCAAAATGGTTACGGATTATACGGATGCGTCCGGAACCAATGCCTTTGATTTAAACACTTACAAATGGTCGGATAAAATAATCGATATCGCCGGTATAGATGAAGACAAACTGCCGGAAGCTCGCGAATCCACTTTTGTCGTAGGTGAGATAACAAAGGAAGCAGCGGAAGAAACGGGTCTAAAAGAGGGCACACCGGTGGTCATCGGCGCCGGGGACGGTATGTGTGCTTCGGTGGGTGCGGGATGTATCAAGCCGGGGATTGCCTACAATTATGTAGGGTCATCGTCATGGATAGGGATTACATCAGAAAAACCCGTATATGATGTGAAAATGAGGACTATGACGTGGGCCCATGCCGTTCCCGGCTACGTCAATCCCATAGGGACCATGCAGACCGCCGGTACGTCGTACAGCTGGCTTAAAAATGAGATTTGCAAAATTGAGACAAAAGAGGCGCTGGAAAAAGGCGTAAGTCCGTATGAGATAATCAATGATGAAATAGAAAAGTCTCCTCCCGGGGCCAGGGGAATCCTGTTTTTACCCTATCTCCTCGGTGAAAGGACACCTCACTGGAATCCCAATGCCAGAGGTGCTTTTATAGGAATAACCGTCGGGCATAAACGTGAAGATCTGTTGAGGGCTGTCATGGAAGGAGTGACATACAATTTAAATACTATAGTGAATATCTTTAAAAATTACGTTCCAATCGACAGCATGATTGTCATTGGCGGAGGGGCCAAAGGGAAAGTATGGCGCCAGATGATGGCGGATATATATGGCGTGAAGATATTAAAGCCCAATTATCTTGAAGAAGCCACATCCATGGGAGCGGCCGTCATCGGCGGCATAGGAGTCGGTGAATTCAAGAGCTTTGACGCCATAAATAAATTTATAAAAATTGAGAGTGAACATGACCCCGACCCTTCAAAAAGAGAAATTTATAATAAAACATATCAAGTTTTTCTTCATTCATATGACGCTTTGACGGGTATATATGAAGAACTGGCTAGACTTTAA
- a CDS encoding phosphoglycerate dehydrogenase, which produces MKILVTPRSFAKHDPKPLEMLLEKGFEIVQNPYQRPLVEEEITELIKDVDGVIIGVDPLTRNVLEKAENLKAISKYGVGVDNIDLDYAKERGIKISRTVGANFNAVADFTVCLMLAVARKINVIDRECRRNNWNKIMTMEIYGKTLGVVGTGNIGKGVIKRSKGFDMNILAYDVYPDEKFAKEYGVKYVSLEELYKNADVISLHVPLTEDTYKMIGKRELHMMKKNAILINTARGGLIDEEALYEALKENVIYGAGIDVFEHEPPTNKKLFELDNMVISSHNGASTYEAVDNMGLMAVENLVRDLFS; this is translated from the coding sequence ATGAAAATACTGGTGACACCCAGGTCCTTTGCTAAACATGATCCAAAACCCCTGGAGATGCTTCTCGAAAAAGGCTTTGAAATAGTGCAAAATCCGTATCAAAGGCCGCTCGTGGAAGAGGAAATAACCGAGCTTATAAAAGATGTAGACGGCGTAATAATAGGCGTTGATCCTCTTACAAGAAATGTCCTTGAAAAAGCTGAGAATCTAAAAGCCATATCAAAATACGGTGTCGGTGTCGATAACATTGACCTTGATTATGCAAAAGAGCGGGGGATAAAGATATCAAGGACCGTTGGAGCCAATTTTAACGCTGTAGCGGATTTTACCGTATGTCTTATGCTGGCAGTTGCCAGGAAAATCAATGTAATCGACAGGGAGTGCAGAAGAAACAACTGGAACAAAATCATGACGATGGAAATATATGGTAAAACGCTCGGAGTAGTTGGAACTGGCAATATAGGCAAAGGTGTAATTAAAAGGTCAAAAGGTTTCGATATGAATATCCTTGCCTATGATGTTTATCCGGATGAAAAATTTGCTAAAGAATACGGCGTGAAGTATGTGAGCCTTGAAGAGCTGTACAAAAACGCCGATGTAATTTCACTTCATGTGCCTTTGACGGAAGATACTTACAAAATGATAGGAAAAAGAGAACTTCATATGATGAAGAAAAATGCCATATTGATTAACACTGCCCGGGGTGGCCTCATTGATGAGGAGGCTTTATATGAAGCGTTAAAAGAAAATGTGATATACGGTGCAGGCATCGACGTTTTTGAGCATGAACCGCCGACCAATAAAAAGCTCTTTGAGCTGGACAATATGGTAATCAGTTCTCACAATGGGGCTTCTACTTACGAGGCGGTGGATAATATGGGGCTGATGGCTGTGGAAAATCTTGTAAGGGACCTATTTTCTTGA
- a CDS encoding phosphotriesterase family protein, with protein sequence MRSNIQTVLGLIPKEKLGFCHSHEHLFIAPGKSEKVNPALRIDDLGRTVEELKMYKNLGGQSIVDAQPVGCGRMAEYLAESSEKAHVHIIASTGFHKMIFYDEDHWIKNINEDKLADIFIHELEKGMFTDGDYKAPEKAISSKAGIIKTASDSEGITDEYKKLFLAAARASRCTGFCILSHTEMGKHALEQIELFVKEGVNPDSIIICHLDRDLSDMGYHRAVAETGVFMEYDTIGRFKYHSDLEEAKFIVEMVESGFENKILLGLDTTRERLLSYGGSIGLGYIKQKFIPLLLELGITQEMIEKFTIINPSEALAKRSETV encoded by the coding sequence TTGAGGTCAAATATTCAGACTGTTCTCGGGCTTATCCCGAAAGAAAAACTGGGTTTTTGCCACAGCCATGAGCACTTATTCATAGCCCCCGGGAAGTCGGAAAAGGTAAATCCGGCTTTGAGAATAGACGATTTGGGCAGGACCGTAGAAGAACTGAAAATGTATAAAAATTTGGGCGGTCAGAGTATTGTGGATGCGCAGCCGGTTGGATGCGGAAGGATGGCCGAATATCTGGCCGAATCATCCGAAAAGGCGCATGTCCATATAATTGCTTCTACGGGATTTCACAAGATGATTTTTTACGATGAGGACCATTGGATTAAAAACATAAATGAGGATAAACTGGCGGATATTTTTATCCATGAGCTTGAAAAGGGTATGTTTACAGACGGAGATTATAAAGCGCCGGAAAAGGCAATTTCATCGAAAGCGGGCATAATTAAAACTGCTTCTGACAGTGAAGGCATAACGGATGAATACAAAAAACTATTTCTGGCCGCTGCCAGAGCCTCCAGATGTACCGGTTTTTGCATCTTGAGCCACACGGAAATGGGAAAACATGCCCTGGAACAAATAGAACTTTTTGTAAAGGAAGGCGTGAACCCGGATTCCATCATAATCTGCCATCTTGACAGAGATTTGAGCGACATGGGATATCACAGAGCTGTGGCGGAAACCGGAGTATTTATGGAATATGATACTATAGGCAGGTTTAAATATCACAGCGATCTGGAGGAAGCAAAATTCATTGTAGAGATGGTTGAATCGGGTTTTGAAAACAAAATATTGCTGGGCCTCGATACCACCAGGGAGAGGCTGCTAAGCTACGGTGGCAGTATAGGCCTGGGATATATAAAGCAAAAGTTTATACCGCTGCTCCTGGAGCTGGGTATAACGCAAGAAATGATAGAGAAATTTACAATAATAAACCCATCAGAAGCTTTGGCAAAAAGGAGTGAAACCGTATAG
- a CDS encoding shikimate dehydrogenase family protein, giving the protein MAVELPKKATQPTMYFIGVTTKQSSIMKVFPLWAEELGLKDAVLKGIDMEIHADPDDYRKVVDFIKNDEQSLGALVTTHKIDLYNAAKDMFEYLDPYAKAFGELSSISKKEGRLEGYAKDPISSGLALEAFLPEDYWRSYGGEVFIMGAGGSSIAVTSYLINKKHNGNYPSKIIVSNRSKPRLVSMEKIIKQLNPPIPIEYHLCPQPEDNDKLLEKLKPHSLIINATGLGKDRPGSPLTDACEFPRDSLVWEFNYRGDLDFMHQALRQKDNKNLYVEDGWIYFIHGWTQVIAEVFHIDIDSARLKRLSEIAQSYR; this is encoded by the coding sequence ATGGCTGTAGAATTACCGAAAAAGGCAACACAACCGACAATGTATTTCATTGGAGTCACTACAAAGCAATCTTCAATAATGAAAGTTTTTCCTCTGTGGGCAGAGGAACTGGGGCTCAAAGATGCGGTCCTGAAAGGGATAGATATGGAGATCCATGCAGATCCGGATGATTACAGGAAGGTAGTGGACTTTATCAAAAATGATGAACAATCTCTGGGAGCGCTGGTTACAACTCATAAGATTGATTTGTACAATGCCGCCAAAGATATGTTTGAATATCTGGACCCCTATGCGAAAGCCTTTGGAGAATTATCTTCCATATCGAAAAAAGAAGGCAGACTGGAAGGCTACGCGAAGGACCCCATTTCAAGCGGATTGGCGCTGGAAGCGTTTTTACCGGAGGATTACTGGAGGAGTTACGGCGGTGAGGTTTTCATTATGGGAGCCGGAGGAAGCTCCATTGCGGTAACATCTTACTTGATTAACAAAAAGCATAATGGAAATTATCCTTCAAAAATAATCGTTTCCAACAGGAGCAAACCCAGGCTGGTTTCCATGGAAAAAATCATTAAACAATTAAATCCGCCGATTCCCATTGAATATCACTTGTGCCCCCAGCCAGAGGACAATGATAAACTGCTTGAAAAATTAAAACCTCATTCACTTATAATCAACGCCACAGGCCTGGGGAAAGACAGGCCGGGATCGCCGCTGACCGATGCATGCGAATTCCCCCGGGACAGCCTCGTATGGGAGTTTAACTATAGAGGGGATCTGGATTTTATGCATCAGGCTTTAAGACAGAAAGATAATAAAAATCTATATGTGGAAGATGGATGGATATACTTCATACACGGATGGACTCAGGTTATTGCCGAAGTG